The following nucleotide sequence is from Phycisphaerae bacterium.
TATCCATCCTCGCTTTCTCCTGCCTTACGAAGCCGGCGCTTCCGTTGCTTCGATGAGCACGGTCAGGGCACTCCGCACTTCATCGTTGAATCCGGAAAACGCCTGTCCCCTGTAAAAGATGATGGGCAGATAGCCGAATGTGGTCGAGACGCCCTGGCTCTGGCCATAGAGCGTCTTCATCTGGTTAAGCAACAAAAAACTAGCGAATTCGGTGGTCAAGTATTCTTCGACCACCAGGTCCGGATGCTCCGATTGCATCGTGCCCAGCCACTCCAGCGCCGCGAGACACGCCGACCCGGTACCATTGTGGAAGATGATAAGCGCATCCTCGCTCGGTTGGTCGCCACTATTCGGCGCGCAGCCTCCGCCCGTCATGACAAATGCCGTTGAGGCCACTACAAGAAACATCGTCTTCATATCAAACGTTCCCACCAGATCAGTGCGCCGTGTACAAGAGATAAACACCGCCGAGCAGCACCAGGATACCGCAAATCTTTTTCAGAATCACCGCACCCTTGGACTGCTCGTTCCAGTTCAGGTACTTCTGCACCAGTTCGGTCGAGGTGCCGGCCAGCACGATGACCGAACAGTGCCCGATGCCGTAGACCAGCAGCAGGATCGCCCCGTACAGGGCGCTGGTCGTCGCGACCTTGAAGGCCACGCCCAGGATCGGGGCCATGTACGCAAAGGTACACGGGCCGAGCGCGATCCCGAAGACCAGTCCCAGGATGAAGGCTGCCAAGGCCCCCTTACGCTTCATCTGAACCTGGCCGGGGCCGGACCAGGGCATGGTGATGACATCCAGCAGGATCAGGCCGACCAGGAAGAAAATGGTTGCCACGAAGTAGTTGCCGTAACGGCCGATGTCGCCCATCATCCGCCCCGCCGCCGCCGTGATCACCCCGATTAGGGCGATGGTGATCAAGATGCCGACCGAGAACAGCGTGGAGATGCCGAAGGCCCGCCGGGTGGTCATCTGTCCCTGCTGGTCGATGAAACCGACGATCAGCGGAATGCTCGCCAGGTGACAGGGGCTCAGGATGATGCTGAGGATGCCCCAGACGAAAGAGGCCGCTAGAGCAACGATCGGTGTGCCCTCAACGGCATGAGTCAAGGCGGTGAAAAGCTGCTCAATCATTTGCACGCCCCAGTTGCGTATGTCCCAGCAACCGTCCGAAAAACCGTCTTCAGCTCGCCTGCGAATCGTCCGCCAACTCGATACCCAGTTCCTTCCACTTGTTGAGGATGTCCTCCCGGCCGTAGAAGCCTTCGTGTCGGAACAGCTCCTTGCCCGAGGAATCGTAGAAGATCTGTGTCGGGATCATGCGAATCCGATACAGATTGCCGGCATTGGGATTCTCCCAAACGTCGATGAACTCGACTTCGAATCGTCCGGCGTACTCCTTCTTGAGTGACTCCAGGATCGGGGCCATCTGCTTGCAGGGGATGCACTTGCCCGCCCCGAGATCAACCAGCCGCGGCAGTTTCTTTGCGGCCGTTGAGTCCTGTCCGGTCGTTGCCTCGGCGGGTTGGTCCTGTGCATTCGACTGCGATTGCGACCGATCCGCTTCCGCAGGCGGGACCTCCGGATTCACTTGTGTTTGCGGCGGATCCGCCGC
It contains:
- a CDS encoding cytochrome c biogenesis protein CcdA, giving the protein MIEQLFTALTHAVEGTPIVALAASFVWGILSIILSPCHLASIPLIVGFIDQQGQMTTRRAFGISTLFSVGILITIALIGVITAAAGRMMGDIGRYGNYFVATIFFLVGLILLDVITMPWSGPGQVQMKRKGALAAFILGLVFGIALGPCTFAYMAPILGVAFKVATTSALYGAILLLVYGIGHCSVIVLAGTSTELVQKYLNWNEQSKGAVILKKICGILVLLGGVYLLYTAH
- a CDS encoding thioredoxin family protein translates to MNPEVPPAEADRSQSQSNAQDQPAEATTGQDSTAAKKLPRLVDLGAGKCIPCKQMAPILESLKKEYAGRFEVEFIDVWENPNAGNLYRIRMIPTQIFYDSSGKELFRHEGFYGREDILNKWKELGIELADDSQAS